A DNA window from Halomicrobium mukohataei DSM 12286 contains the following coding sequences:
- a CDS encoding response regulator transcription factor, which yields MSDLVPDEPTVLVVEDEPQLADLYAEYIDDSYTVLTAYSGEAAIETLHEAIDVVLLDRRMPVCSGNEVLAAIEDHPLDCRVAMVTAVDPDFDIIELGVDDYLVKPVSQDEIREVVDRLFKISEYNDQLTELTGKKLKRNVLQVEKPPRELEASDRFQQLEAEIRELEATVETIADDLDVEERDLRL from the coding sequence GTGAGTGATCTGGTGCCAGACGAACCGACGGTGTTGGTCGTGGAAGACGAGCCCCAGCTGGCGGATCTCTACGCGGAGTACATCGACGACTCGTACACGGTCCTGACGGCCTACAGCGGCGAGGCGGCGATCGAAACGCTTCACGAGGCCATCGACGTGGTGTTGCTCGACCGCCGGATGCCGGTCTGCTCGGGAAACGAGGTGCTCGCCGCCATTGAGGACCATCCACTGGACTGTCGGGTCGCGATGGTGACTGCCGTCGACCCCGACTTCGACATCATCGAGCTCGGCGTCGACGACTACCTCGTCAAGCCCGTCAGCCAGGACGAGATCCGGGAGGTCGTCGATCGACTGTTCAAGATCTCGGAGTACAACGATCAGCTCACGGAGCTCACCGGAAAGAAGCTCAAGCGCAACGTCCTCCAGGTCGAGAAGCCACCGCGCGAACTCGAAGCCAGCGACCGGTTCCAGCAGCTCGAAGCCGAGATCAGAGAACTCGAAGCGACGGTCGAGACGATCGCAGACGACCTCGACGTCGAGGAGCGCGACCTCCGACTCTAG